In a genomic window of Mus pahari chromosome 8, PAHARI_EIJ_v1.1, whole genome shotgun sequence:
- the LOC110325812 gene encoding olfactory receptor 10G2-like, producing MRRNRNTSLDTVVTDFLLLGLAHPPNLRTFLFLVFFLIYILTQLGNLLILLTVWADPKLHARPMYILLGVLSFLDMWLSSVIVPRIILNFTPASKVIAFGGCVAQLYFFHFLGSTQCFLYTLMAYDRYLAICQPLRYPVLMNGKLCTILVAGAWVAGSIHGSIQAILTFRLPYCGPKEVDYFFCDIPAVLRLACADTTINELVTFVDIGVVAASCFMLILLSYANIVHAILKIRTANGRKRAFSTCGSHLTVVTVYYVPCIFIYLRAGSKSPFDGAVAVFYTVVTPLLNPLIYTLRNQEVKSALKRLRAGRRDVDGEK from the coding sequence atgagaagaaacagaaatacatCGCTGGACACTGTGGTGACAGATTTCCTTCTCCTGGGCTTGGCTCACCCCCCAAATCTAAGAACCTTCCTCTTCCTGGTCTTCTTCCTCATTTACATCCTGACCCAGCTGGGGAACCTGCTCATCCTGCTCACTGTGTGGGCTGACCCCAAGCTGCATGCCCGCCCCATGTACATTCTTCTGGGTGTGCTCTCCTTCCTGGACATGTGGCTCTCCTCAGTCATTGTTCCTCGGATTATATTAAATTTCACTCCCGCCAGCAAGGTTATCGCATTTGGTGGTTGTGTAGCTCAACTATATTTTTTCCACTTCCTAGGCAGCACCCAGTGCTTCCTCTACACTTTGATGGCCTATGACAGGTACCTGGCAATATGCCAGCCTCTTCGATACCCTGTGCTCATGAATGGGAAGTTGTGCACAATCCTAGTGGCTGGAGCTTGGGTGGCTGGCTCCATCCATGGGTCTATTCAAGCCATTCTGACCTTCAGATTACCCTACTGTGGGCCCAAGGAAGTGGATTACTTCTTCTGTGACATTCCTGCAGTGCTGAGACTGGCCTGTGCCGATACGACTATCAATGAACTGGTGACCTTTGTGGACATTGGGGTAGTGGCCGCCAGTTGCTTCATGCTGATTCTGCTCTCCTACGCCAACATAGTTCATGCCATCTTGAAGATACGCACTGCCAATGGCAGGAAGCGTGCCTTCTCCACCTGTGGCTCCCATCTCACTGTGGTCACAGTCTACTATGTTCCCTGTATTTTCATCTACCTTCGGGCAGGATCCAAGAGTCCCTTCGATGGAGCAGTTGCTGTATTTTACACTGTTGTCACTCCGTTACTGAATCCCCTTATCTACACCCTGAGGAATCAGGAAGTGAAGTCTGCCCTGAAGAGGCTAAGAGCAGGTAGAAGGGATGTGGATGGAGAAAAGTAG